In Bacteriovorax stolpii, a single genomic region encodes these proteins:
- a CDS encoding DUF4105 domain-containing protein — protein MTSTLRSALFFFLFFSVSYAQDQYYSPVWKNLLHYNRALLGVSSDVDDPAFFVAKDGKNNPLHELAENVLKINAKDKEYICRFPARFKYLNRSQNLNIDESILKSCEKYQQYLADHYPKTVHLVFSSYYLESPASAFGHTFLRFSKNESLSSDKRSELLDVGINYGASNTSSNPLVYTVYGIFGGFQGTFSSIPYFYKIREYNDFESRDLWSYELNFTEAQKEKLLDHLWELGGTWYYYYFFTGNCSQKIMALLDGVEPSWKLLDSLPKYIIPAETIKALYNVPGLVNHITFRPSKRRMFQEAYGQLSTEEKRVFKQVVDHDDWNLVQSKDISTASAAKILDVIIEFIDYKYSKEVLFEKGPKYEWKQKLLAIRSQNPEKGADLQIPPPKDEEPHLSHPSRKLKLMAVKTEHSNDLTFKVSHRFALHDFTDPTLGSPKLSSINFFKVDLEASKKALKVDSVTAVEVASFNPWGSYFYPVSIYGIIDYSKDRMNLCGDCRVFKGSVASGPSWSFFNDRFIPFIFASSDFMYATAYNKNFEINAGIYTGVILRVSDWFSSFARYKKAYALFNKKENYMTEVTGQFHHTKHVDTSIEASFSDKRKQYMVGFNFFY, from the coding sequence ATGACTTCTACCCTGCGCTCCGCTCTTTTCTTCTTCCTCTTTTTTTCAGTAAGCTATGCTCAAGACCAATACTATTCTCCTGTTTGGAAAAACCTGCTTCACTACAACCGTGCTCTTTTAGGCGTCTCAAGTGATGTCGATGACCCCGCCTTCTTTGTTGCTAAAGATGGAAAAAATAATCCGCTTCACGAATTAGCGGAAAACGTTCTTAAAATAAATGCCAAAGATAAAGAATACATCTGCCGTTTCCCGGCGAGATTTAAATATTTAAACAGAAGCCAGAACCTTAATATTGATGAATCTATTTTAAAGAGCTGTGAAAAATATCAACAATACCTGGCCGACCATTACCCAAAAACCGTTCACCTGGTTTTTTCATCTTACTATCTTGAGTCCCCTGCTTCGGCCTTTGGTCACACTTTCCTGAGATTTTCTAAAAACGAATCTCTCTCAAGTGATAAACGATCAGAGCTTCTCGATGTAGGAATCAACTATGGTGCTTCCAACACTTCAAGCAATCCATTGGTCTATACAGTATATGGAATCTTCGGTGGTTTTCAGGGAACTTTCTCTTCTATTCCTTATTTCTACAAAATCCGTGAGTACAACGATTTTGAATCCAGAGACCTTTGGTCTTATGAACTCAATTTCACTGAAGCCCAAAAAGAAAAGCTGCTCGATCATTTATGGGAGTTAGGTGGAACGTGGTATTACTACTACTTCTTTACTGGAAACTGCTCACAGAAAATCATGGCGCTTCTTGATGGAGTTGAGCCTTCATGGAAACTTCTCGATAGTCTTCCAAAATATATTATCCCTGCCGAAACTATTAAGGCCCTTTATAATGTTCCGGGGCTTGTGAATCACATCACTTTCCGCCCAAGTAAAAGAAGAATGTTCCAGGAAGCTTACGGTCAACTTTCAACAGAAGAAAAAAGAGTTTTCAAGCAAGTTGTCGATCATGACGACTGGAATCTAGTCCAAAGCAAAGATATCTCAACAGCTTCAGCGGCAAAAATCCTGGATGTTATCATTGAGTTCATCGACTACAAATATTCGAAAGAAGTTCTTTTTGAAAAAGGACCTAAGTACGAATGGAAACAAAAACTCCTGGCCATCAGAAGCCAGAATCCTGAAAAGGGAGCCGATCTCCAAATCCCTCCTCCAAAAGATGAAGAACCACATCTTTCTCATCCATCGAGAAAACTAAAACTCATGGCGGTAAAAACTGAGCACTCGAATGACCTGACATTTAAAGTCTCTCATCGTTTTGCACTTCACGATTTCACTGATCCAACTCTTGGTTCACCAAAGTTATCGTCAATCAACTTTTTTAAAGTGGACCTGGAAGCTTCAAAAAAGGCGCTGAAAGTCGATTCAGTCACAGCAGTTGAAGTGGCTTCATTTAATCCTTGGGGAAGTTATTTTTATCCGGTGAGTATCTACGGGATCATCGATTACTCAAAAGATAGAATGAATCTTTGTGGCGACTGCCGCGTCTTTAAAGGTTCTGTGGCCTCAGGTCCATCGTGGTCTTTTTTCAATGACCGCTTCATTCCTTTTATCTTTGCTAGCTCTGATTTTATGTACGCAACAGCATATAATAAAAATTTTGAAATCAATGCTGGTATCTATACCGGTGTGATCTTAAGAGTCTCTGATTGGTTTTCAAGTTTTGCCAGATATAAAAAGGCCTATGCTCTTTTTAATAAAAAAGAAAACTACATGACCGAAGTTACTGGTCAGTTCCACCATACTAAACACGTTGATACCAGCATTGAAGCTAGCTTTTCTGATAAAAGAAAGCAGTACATGGTGGGATTCAATTTCTTTTATTAG
- a CDS encoding DUF3015 family protein, with protein MKKLLAIAISLVSVNAFAAGYGSAGCGLGSIVLGDKPGFMQVFAATTNGTSGSQTFGITSGTSNCGSAGKSSEQFIEANKASLGNDIARGQGETVDSLATIMNVSNKTEFAAALKAQYSEIFKTGDAKTINSKIIAIAKSNKLL; from the coding sequence ATGAAGAAGCTTTTAGCTATCGCTATCTCTCTAGTATCTGTTAATGCTTTTGCTGCTGGTTACGGTTCAGCTGGATGTGGTCTTGGATCAATCGTTCTAGGTGACAAGCCAGGATTCATGCAAGTTTTCGCTGCTACTACAAACGGAACATCTGGTTCACAAACTTTCGGTATCACTTCTGGTACATCTAACTGTGGATCTGCTGGAAAATCTTCTGAGCAATTCATCGAAGCTAACAAAGCTTCTCTAGGAAACGACATCGCTCGTGGACAAGGTGAAACTGTTGATTCACTAGCTACAATCATGAACGTATCTAACAAGACTGAGTTCGCTGCAGCTCTTAAAGCTCAGTACTCTGAAATCTTCAAAACTGGTGATGCTAAGACGATCAACTCAAAGATCATCGCTATCGCAAAATCAAACAAGTTACTTTAA